One Streptomyces sp. SAI-135 DNA segment encodes these proteins:
- a CDS encoding 3-hydroxybutyryl-CoA dehydrogenase gives MKTSERDEVTDFPAGDIARVGVVGCGQMGAGIAEVCARAGLDVKVAETTGEALEIGRTRLFNSLTKAAERGKITADELAATQARLSFTTDLGEFADRDLVIEAVVENEQVKTEIFQVLDQVVTRPDAILASNTSSIPLVKLAVATSRPDQVVGIHFFNPAPVQKLVELIPALTTSEGTLARAQQFAEKLLGKHAIRAQDRSGFVVNALLIPYLLSAIRMFESGIASREDIDNGMELGCAHPMGPLKLSDLIGLDTVASVAFSMYEEYKEPLYAAPPLLQRMVDAGRLGRKTGSGFYTYG, from the coding sequence GTGAAGACCAGCGAAAGGGACGAAGTGACGGACTTCCCCGCGGGAGACATCGCGCGCGTCGGAGTGGTGGGCTGCGGCCAGATGGGGGCGGGCATCGCCGAGGTGTGCGCCCGCGCCGGTCTGGACGTGAAGGTCGCCGAGACCACCGGCGAGGCCCTGGAGATCGGCCGCACCCGGCTGTTCAACTCCCTGACCAAGGCCGCCGAACGCGGCAAGATCACGGCGGACGAGCTGGCGGCCACCCAGGCCCGGCTCTCCTTCACCACCGACCTCGGCGAGTTCGCGGACCGCGACCTCGTCATCGAGGCCGTCGTGGAGAACGAGCAGGTGAAGACGGAGATCTTCCAGGTCCTCGACCAGGTGGTGACCCGCCCGGACGCGATCCTGGCGTCCAACACCTCCTCGATCCCGCTGGTGAAGCTGGCGGTCGCCACCTCGCGTCCCGACCAGGTCGTCGGCATCCACTTCTTCAACCCGGCCCCGGTACAGAAGCTCGTCGAGCTGATCCCGGCGCTCACCACCTCCGAGGGCACCCTGGCCCGCGCCCAGCAGTTCGCCGAGAAGCTGCTCGGCAAGCACGCGATCCGCGCCCAGGACCGCTCCGGCTTCGTGGTCAACGCGCTGCTGATCCCGTATCTCCTGTCCGCGATCCGGATGTTCGAGTCGGGCATCGCGAGCCGCGAGGACATCGACAACGGCATGGAGCTCGGCTGCGCCCACCCGATGGGCCCGCTGAAGCTGTCCGACCTGATCGGCCTGGACACCGTCGCCTCGGTCGCCTTCTCCATGTACGAGGAGTACAAGGAGCCGCTGTACGCCGCTCCGCCGCTGCTCCAGCGCATGGTCGACGCGGGCCGGCTGGGCCGCAAGACCGGCTCGGGGTTCTACACCTACGGCTGA
- a CDS encoding NUDIX hydrolase, protein MQWTKQNEQTVYENRWFSVNLADVELPDGRHLDHFLIRLRPVAVATVVNEANEVLLLWRHRFITDSWGWELAAGVVEDGEDIAVAAARELEEETGWRPGPLQHLMSVEPSNGLTDARHHIYWAETGEYIGHPVDDFESDRREWVPLKLVPDMVARGEVPAANMAAALLLLHHLRLGQDT, encoded by the coding sequence GTGCAGTGGACGAAACAGAACGAACAAACTGTGTATGAAAACCGCTGGTTCAGCGTCAATCTCGCCGATGTCGAACTGCCGGACGGCCGGCATCTCGACCACTTCCTGATACGGCTGAGGCCCGTCGCCGTCGCCACGGTGGTGAACGAGGCCAACGAGGTCCTGCTGCTGTGGCGCCACCGCTTCATCACCGACAGCTGGGGCTGGGAGCTCGCCGCGGGTGTGGTCGAGGACGGCGAGGACATCGCCGTCGCGGCCGCCAGGGAACTCGAGGAAGAGACCGGCTGGCGGCCGGGACCGCTCCAGCACCTGATGAGCGTGGAGCCCTCCAACGGACTCACCGACGCCCGGCACCACATCTACTGGGCCGAGACGGGCGAGTACATCGGGCACCCCGTGGACGACTTCGAGTCCGACCGCCGGGAATGGGTCCCCCTGAAACTCGTTCCCGACATGGTCGCCCGTGGGGAGGTCCCGGCCGCCAACATGGCGGCCGCGTTACTCCTGTTGCACCATCTGAGGCTCGGTCAGGACACCTAG